In Paenibacillus larvae subsp. larvae, the following proteins share a genomic window:
- a CDS encoding ethanolamine ammonia-lyase subunit EutB translates to MILKTKLFGRTYQFKTLMEVMAKANEEKSGDTLAGLAAESSEERVAAKVVLSQIKLEDLRSNPAVPYEIDEVTRIIQDQVNERIYSEIKNWTVEELREWILNEHTTEADIKRVSRGLTAEMIAAVAKIMSNMDLMYGARKIRITAHANTTIGRTGTLSARLQPNHPTDDPDGIMASLMEGLTFGIGDAVLGLNPVDDSVESVTRILNRFEEFRQKWDIPTQTCVLAHVTTQMEAVKRGAPTGLIFQSIAGSQKANEAFGFNAATIEEARQLVLRNGQVEGPNVMYFETGQGSELSSEAHHGIDQVTMEARCYGFAKKYNPFLVNTVVGFIGPEYLYDAKQVIRAGLEDHFMGKLTGISMGCDACYTNHMKADQNDLENLAVLLSTAGCNFFMGIPHGDDVMLNYQTTGYHETATLRELLGLRPIREFEQWMEKMGFIENGKLTKKAGDASVFLK, encoded by the coding sequence ATGATTTTGAAAACCAAATTGTTTGGTCGAACCTATCAATTCAAAACATTGATGGAAGTTATGGCAAAAGCGAATGAAGAAAAATCAGGGGACACGCTGGCCGGATTGGCAGCCGAGTCTTCAGAGGAGCGCGTAGCAGCTAAGGTGGTTCTTTCTCAGATTAAGCTCGAAGATTTGCGCAGTAACCCTGCTGTTCCTTATGAAATAGATGAAGTTACCCGTATTATTCAGGACCAGGTGAATGAACGCATCTATAGCGAGATTAAGAACTGGACGGTTGAAGAGCTTCGGGAATGGATACTGAATGAACATACTACCGAAGCCGACATCAAGCGCGTGTCCCGTGGACTTACAGCTGAGATGATTGCGGCTGTTGCCAAGATCATGTCCAACATGGACCTGATGTACGGGGCCCGGAAAATCCGGATTACGGCTCACGCCAATACGACCATTGGCCGTACAGGCACCTTGTCAGCGCGTCTGCAGCCGAACCACCCGACTGATGATCCGGATGGAATCATGGCTTCCCTGATGGAAGGGTTAACCTTTGGTATCGGCGATGCGGTGCTGGGACTCAATCCGGTGGATGATTCCGTAGAGAGCGTCACACGTATTCTGAACAGGTTCGAAGAGTTCAGGCAAAAATGGGACATCCCTACACAAACTTGCGTTCTGGCTCACGTTACTACGCAAATGGAAGCCGTTAAACGGGGAGCGCCGACAGGGCTGATTTTCCAATCGATCGCAGGCTCACAGAAAGCTAACGAAGCCTTCGGATTTAATGCCGCCACCATCGAGGAAGCCCGCCAGCTTGTGCTGCGCAACGGCCAGGTTGAGGGTCCGAACGTCATGTACTTCGAGACGGGTCAAGGTTCCGAGCTTTCTTCCGAAGCCCATCACGGAATCGATCAGGTAACGATGGAAGCACGCTGTTATGGTTTTGCCAAAAAATATAACCCGTTTCTGGTTAATACGGTTGTCGGTTTCATCGGCCCCGAGTATTTGTACGATGCCAAACAGGTTATCCGGGCGGGACTGGAAGACCACTTCATGGGTAAGTTAACAGGCATATCGATGGGATGTGACGCTTGTTATACAAACCATATGAAAGCCGATCAGAACGATCTGGAAAACCTGGCGGTTCTCTTGTCAACAGCAGGATGCAACTTCTTTATGGGTATTCCTCATGGCGATGATGTCATGCTGAACTATCAGACAACAGGCTATCACGAAACGGCCACGCTGCGTGAACTATTAGGTCTCCGTCCTATCCGGGAATTTGAACAATGGATGGAAAAGATGGGCTTCATTGAAAATGGCAAATTGACCAAAAAAGCAGGGGACGCATCGGTGTTTCTCAAGTAA
- a CDS encoding acetaldehyde dehydrogenase (acetylating), translated as METLDKDLRSIQEVRNLIKKAKEAHAQLAAMSQEQIDAIVKAIADAGYKHREKLAKMANEETGFGRWQDKIVKNAFASKHVYESIKDMKTVGVLKDDKIHKVMEVAVPVGVVAGLIPSTNPTSTVIYKAQIAVKAGNSIVFSPHPNALKSILETVKIISEAAKEAGCPDGAISAMTVPTIQGTDQLMKHNDVALILATGGTAMVKAAYSSGTPAIGVGPDNGPAFIEKSANIPLAVKRILDSKTFDNGTICASEQSVVVETCSKDAVVAEFKKQGAYLLSKEEADQLGKFIMRANGTMNPQIVGRSVDHITKLANLQVPGGTRVLIAEETRVGHNVPYSREKLAPILAFYTEENWEAACERCIGILNGEGAGHTMIIHSENEEIVRQFALKKPVSRLLVNTPGALGGIGATTALAPALTLGCGAVGGSSTSDNISPLNLLNIRRMAYGLKELDDLVEGAPKAEESAISLSSKEELINMIVKRILAEM; from the coding sequence ATGGAAACATTGGATAAAGACCTGAGATCCATTCAAGAGGTCCGTAATCTGATCAAGAAAGCGAAAGAAGCCCATGCCCAATTGGCCGCCATGTCACAGGAACAAATCGATGCCATTGTGAAGGCAATCGCGGATGCAGGCTACAAGCATCGTGAAAAGTTGGCGAAGATGGCCAATGAAGAAACGGGTTTTGGCCGCTGGCAGGATAAAATTGTCAAGAATGCATTTGCTTCCAAGCATGTGTATGAGTCGATCAAGGACATGAAAACCGTAGGTGTCCTGAAGGACGACAAAATCCACAAAGTCATGGAAGTGGCTGTTCCGGTCGGAGTGGTTGCCGGTTTGATTCCGTCCACCAACCCAACATCGACCGTTATCTATAAAGCTCAAATTGCAGTCAAAGCAGGGAACAGTATCGTGTTTTCTCCCCATCCGAATGCGCTGAAAAGCATCCTGGAGACGGTGAAAATCATCAGTGAAGCGGCAAAAGAAGCAGGTTGTCCGGACGGAGCCATCTCCGCCATGACCGTTCCGACTATTCAGGGGACCGACCAGCTGATGAAGCATAACGATGTAGCCTTAATTTTAGCTACCGGCGGAACAGCGATGGTTAAAGCCGCTTACTCTTCCGGTACACCGGCCATCGGTGTCGGCCCGGACAACGGTCCGGCCTTTATCGAGAAGAGTGCCAATATCCCGTTGGCAGTGAAACGTATCCTGGATTCCAAAACGTTTGACAATGGAACCATCTGTGCTTCCGAACAATCCGTAGTTGTCGAAACATGCAGCAAGGATGCGGTTGTGGCCGAGTTTAAAAAGCAAGGTGCCTATTTACTGTCCAAGGAAGAAGCGGATCAGCTGGGCAAGTTCATCATGCGGGCTAACGGTACGATGAATCCGCAAATCGTTGGAAGAAGCGTAGACCACATTACCAAGCTCGCTAACCTTCAGGTTCCCGGAGGCACACGGGTGCTGATTGCCGAGGAGACCCGTGTAGGACATAACGTTCCATACTCCCGTGAGAAGCTGGCTCCTATTCTTGCATTCTACACGGAAGAGAACTGGGAAGCCGCTTGCGAACGCTGCATCGGGATTCTAAATGGCGAAGGGGCAGGACATACGATGATCATTCACTCCGAGAATGAAGAGATCGTCCGTCAGTTTGCCCTGAAGAAGCCCGTATCCCGGCTGCTGGTGAATACACCTGGAGCTTTAGGGGGAATCGGTGCGACAACTGCTCTTGCCCCGGCGCTCACTCTCGGTTGCGGGGCAGTAGGAGGAAGCTCCACATCAGACAATATCAGCCCGCTTAATCTGCTTAACATCAGAAGAATGGCGTATGGTCTGAAGGAACTGGACGATTTGGTGGAAGGCGCACCAAAAGCGGAAGAATCCGCAATCAGCCTTAGTAGTAAAGAAGAGTTGATCAACATGATCGTAAAAAGAATTTTAGCAGAAATGTAA
- the eutL gene encoding ethanolamine utilization microcompartment protein EutL, with amino-acid sequence MRNDPIHAKVLGMKLISNVSPDMADKLELQPHHKSLGLITADIDDVTYAALDEATKAAEVEVVYAKSMYAGSANASTKLAGEVIGILAGPSPAEVRSGMNAAVDYIENEAHFVSANEDDSITYFAHCVSRTGTYLSQTAGIKEGEALAYLIAPPLEAMYALDAALKAADVTIATFFGPPSETNFAGALLTGSQSACKAACDAFADAVQFVADNPTSY; translated from the coding sequence ATGAGAAACGATCCGATTCATGCAAAAGTACTGGGCATGAAGCTCATTTCCAACGTAAGTCCGGATATGGCCGACAAGCTGGAACTGCAGCCTCATCATAAAAGCCTGGGACTCATAACCGCAGACATTGATGATGTGACCTATGCGGCGCTTGACGAGGCAACCAAGGCAGCAGAGGTGGAGGTTGTATACGCCAAAAGTATGTATGCCGGTTCAGCCAACGCTTCCACCAAACTGGCGGGCGAGGTCATCGGGATTCTGGCCGGCCCAAGCCCCGCGGAAGTTCGGAGCGGAATGAATGCCGCCGTTGATTATATTGAGAACGAAGCACATTTTGTAAGTGCCAATGAGGATGACAGCATTACCTACTTTGCCCATTGTGTGTCCCGTACAGGCACTTATTTATCCCAGACCGCAGGCATTAAAGAGGGAGAAGCATTGGCTTATCTGATTGCCCCGCCGCTCGAAGCCATGTACGCACTGGATGCGGCGTTGAAGGCTGCTGATGTAACAATCGCTACTTTCTTCGGCCCGCCTTCCGAAACCAACTTTGCCGGAGCCTTGCTGACAGGCAGCCAATCTGCCTGTAAAGCAGCGTGTGATGCATTTGCCGATGCCGTACAATTCGTCGCAGATAATCCGACGAGTTATTAA
- the eutC gene encoding ethanolamine ammonia-lyase subunit EutC, which translates to MNEKDLKSMIEQILLEMVGDKPEEAAQPATKQEPEQHAVKAEPVSAEPVRHQVQQNTEEADSGECLDDITEIDLRKQLLVPEPEDREGYLKMKEKTPARLGVWRAGPRYKTITSLRFRADHAAAQDAVFSYVPEDFVKEMNLVSVGTLCRDKDEYITRPDLGRQFSPETIEYIKQHTTRQAKVQIMVGDGLSSAAIEANLRDILPSIAQGLKMYNIEAGNILFVKHCRVPSMDVIGDVTEADVVCLLVGERPGLVTAESMSAYIAYKPTVGMPEAKRTVISNIHSGGTPAVEAGAHIAELIKTMIDRKASGIDLKL; encoded by the coding sequence ATGAATGAAAAAGACCTGAAATCTATGATTGAACAGATTCTTCTGGAAATGGTTGGAGACAAGCCGGAAGAAGCTGCTCAGCCTGCAACCAAACAAGAACCTGAACAGCATGCGGTGAAGGCTGAGCCGGTATCTGCCGAACCCGTCCGGCATCAAGTTCAGCAAAATACAGAAGAAGCCGACAGCGGGGAATGTCTCGATGACATTACGGAGATTGATCTTCGCAAGCAGCTTCTGGTTCCCGAACCGGAGGATCGTGAAGGTTATCTGAAAATGAAGGAAAAAACCCCGGCCCGCCTTGGAGTTTGGCGTGCGGGACCGCGCTACAAAACGATTACATCTCTTCGTTTCCGTGCCGACCATGCTGCTGCGCAGGACGCCGTATTCTCATATGTGCCGGAGGATTTTGTAAAGGAAATGAATCTGGTTTCAGTGGGAACCCTTTGCCGGGACAAGGATGAGTATATTACCCGGCCTGACCTGGGACGCCAGTTCTCTCCTGAAACGATCGAATATATCAAACAGCATACCACAAGGCAGGCCAAAGTGCAGATTATGGTGGGAGACGGATTAAGCTCCGCGGCGATTGAGGCCAACCTGCGGGACATTTTGCCCTCCATTGCCCAGGGACTTAAGATGTACAACATTGAAGCGGGCAATATCCTGTTTGTCAAGCATTGCCGTGTTCCTTCCATGGATGTAATCGGTGATGTGACGGAAGCCGATGTGGTTTGTCTCCTGGTTGGAGAACGGCCTGGTCTTGTAACGGCAGAATCGATGAGCGCTTATATCGCCTATAAGCCAACGGTAGGTATGCCGGAAGCAAAACGCACCGTGATTTCCAATATTCATTCAGGCGGTACTCCTGCGGTTGAAGCGGGAGCGCACATCGCCGAACTGATCAAGACGATGATTGACCGAAAAGCTTCAGGGATTGATTTGAAATTATAG
- a CDS encoding BMC domain-containing protein: MRTNALGLVEVRGYLGAIAAADAALKAASVTCIGLEMIKSGLVTVKITGDVGAVQAAVEAGADTAEQLKVLLTRHVIARLHEETKAIVMKKEGENEQAEEQPAAGAANSGNADKADEAKEANEAGTADANESQTKAGEADVPADAEKKATNTLTAAANETAAAAQPEPATANPGSSPAGLPGSKDDTSGTPAQGAKKQTTEVKVVDLPAAPVKEQAGSTGTSPGTKSKKPASKETKRIRKMKKAGS, translated from the coding sequence ATGAGGACGAATGCGTTAGGCCTTGTTGAAGTAAGAGGGTACTTGGGGGCAATCGCCGCAGCAGATGCTGCGCTGAAAGCGGCAAGCGTTACTTGCATCGGCCTGGAAATGATCAAAAGCGGGCTGGTAACGGTCAAGATAACAGGCGATGTTGGAGCTGTGCAGGCTGCTGTTGAAGCGGGAGCTGATACGGCCGAACAACTGAAGGTACTGCTGACCCGCCACGTAATTGCCAGACTGCATGAGGAGACAAAAGCAATCGTCATGAAGAAGGAGGGCGAGAACGAACAGGCAGAGGAACAGCCTGCTGCGGGAGCCGCAAACAGTGGGAATGCGGATAAGGCTGATGAAGCTAAAGAAGCTAATGAAGCAGGTACTGCTGATGCAAATGAATCTCAAACGAAAGCAGGGGAAGCGGATGTGCCTGCTGATGCCGAAAAGAAGGCGACGAACACCTTAACCGCTGCGGCGAATGAGACTGCCGCTGCGGCTCAGCCGGAACCTGCAACAGCGAATCCGGGTTCCAGCCCGGCCGGTTTGCCGGGTTCAAAGGATGATACATCCGGTACGCCTGCTCAGGGAGCAAAGAAACAAACAACCGAGGTCAAAGTGGTTGATTTGCCGGCGGCACCTGTTAAAGAGCAGGCCGGATCAACAGGAACTTCACCCGGCACTAAAAGCAAAAAGCCTGCGTCCAAAGAAACCAAGCGAATCAGGAAAATGAAAAAAGCCGGTTCATAA
- the eutA gene encoding ethanolamine ammonia-lyase reactivating factor EutA, whose translation MKEELLSVGIDMGTSTTQLVLSKLYIQNLASSFSVPRLVITDKEVIYRSDICFTPVFADNRIDARKIQTFVEEQYRKAGISKEEIQTGAVIITGETARKENANEVLLSLSGFAGDFVVATAGPDLESIIAAKGAGAHTYSKEHSASIVNIDIGGGTSNLALFSNGELIDTGCLDIGGRLIKVDRVTKEITYIAPKIKQLVERRVLHLELGQRVTPADLAPVIEEMVKLLEESVGIRSPGDFYDVIITNKGLKPDRSISCISFSGGVADYIYQEAPGDVFEYGDIGILLGRAIASSLLTRNLTVARSAETIRATVVGAGSHTTEISGSTITYTEKSFPIKNIPILKLAKEDESGSDEVLAAAISEKLNWFKLNNDLQKVAIAVEGKKNPSFLDVQKYAKGLRRGMSELMEREYPLIVIVHHDMAKVLGQTLYGLLDYKKDVVCIDSVQVDNGDYIDIGKPIASGKVLPVVIKTLVFN comes from the coding sequence ATGAAAGAAGAACTGCTCAGTGTTGGCATCGATATGGGCACATCTACAACGCAGCTCGTGCTCTCTAAATTATACATCCAGAACCTGGCTTCATCCTTTTCGGTTCCCCGTCTGGTCATTACAGATAAAGAGGTGATCTATCGAAGTGATATCTGCTTCACACCTGTATTTGCTGACAACCGGATTGATGCCCGCAAAATCCAGACCTTCGTAGAAGAGCAATACCGCAAAGCGGGGATCAGCAAGGAAGAGATTCAAACGGGAGCCGTCATTATCACGGGAGAAACAGCCCGGAAAGAAAACGCTAATGAAGTGCTCTTGTCATTGAGCGGATTTGCCGGAGATTTTGTAGTGGCCACAGCGGGTCCCGATTTGGAAAGTATTATTGCTGCCAAAGGAGCGGGAGCCCATACGTATTCGAAAGAACACTCTGCCTCTATTGTCAATATTGACATTGGCGGCGGTACCAGCAATCTGGCTCTCTTCTCAAACGGTGAACTGATTGATACAGGCTGTCTCGATATAGGGGGGCGGTTAATCAAGGTAGACCGGGTGACCAAGGAGATCACCTATATCGCACCCAAAATCAAACAGCTTGTGGAGAGGAGAGTCCTTCATCTGGAGCTTGGGCAGCGGGTAACACCGGCCGATTTGGCCCCGGTCATAGAAGAGATGGTCAAGTTGCTCGAGGAGAGCGTAGGCATCCGGTCCCCCGGCGATTTTTACGATGTTATCATAACCAACAAAGGGTTGAAGCCGGATCGGAGCATTTCCTGTATCTCTTTCTCGGGAGGGGTAGCTGACTACATTTATCAGGAAGCGCCAGGCGACGTGTTTGAGTATGGGGACATAGGGATTTTGCTGGGAAGAGCGATTGCCTCCTCCCTGTTGACCCGGAATTTGACGGTCGCAAGATCGGCCGAAACCATCCGGGCAACCGTAGTCGGGGCCGGTTCCCATACGACAGAAATCAGCGGAAGCACCATCACTTATACGGAGAAAAGCTTTCCGATCAAGAACATCCCGATTCTAAAGCTGGCTAAGGAAGATGAATCCGGAAGCGATGAGGTACTGGCGGCTGCCATTTCCGAGAAATTGAACTGGTTCAAGCTGAACAATGATTTGCAGAAAGTAGCGATTGCGGTAGAAGGGAAGAAGAATCCAAGCTTCCTCGATGTGCAAAAGTACGCAAAGGGACTGCGCAGAGGAATGTCGGAACTGATGGAAAGGGAGTACCCGCTTATCGTGATTGTCCATCATGATATGGCGAAGGTGCTGGGCCAGACGCTTTACGGCTTGCTTGATTACAAGAAGGATGTTGTCTGCATCGACAGTGTGCAGGTGGACAACGGAGACTACATCGACATCGGCAAACCCATTGCCAGCGGGAAGGTATTGCCTGTGGTCATTAAAACCCTCGTGTTTAATTAA